In Mytilus galloprovincialis chromosome 1, xbMytGall1.hap1.1, whole genome shotgun sequence, the following are encoded in one genomic region:
- the LOC143072113 gene encoding uncharacterized protein LOC143072113, which produces MFLFTFLSRLLLVIISLLDHVDALGYYYYNRAYYLSYQNYVQYRNYLYYRNRYYSNYYNYYYSSNSGSNSLTLRDKFNVGVTGGLIGALVGAVLFVVLIACVCYRRRKRSAITDGITNSAIRYDANELQSEVQNETLAVPDHVTIAADGESRNETLAATDHMTTVADGEFHNEPRDTSDHATNAPGVEFHNETADSSYPEAVAFDEIDHIKLNDTTNHAVTSSDGLVLNERDNELE; this is translated from the exons ATGTTTTTGTTCACATTTTTATCCAGGCTTTTGCTAGTTATTATATCCCTTTTAG ACCATGTTGATGCCCTCGGATACTACTACTATAACAGAGCTTACTACCTATCCTATCAAAACTACGTGCAATATCGTAACTACTTATATTACCGGAATAGATACTACTCAAACTACTACAATTACTACTACAGTTCCAACAGTGGTAGCAACTCTCTGACATTGAG AGACAAGTTCAACGTCGGAGTAACAGGTGGACTTATTGGCGCATTGGTTGGTGCTGTTCTTTTTGTTGTTCTTATTGCATGTGTTTGTTACCGTCGAAGAAAGAGGTCAGCTATAACAG ATGGTATCACAAACAGTGCGATACGATACGATGCCAATGAATTGCAAAGTGAGGTGCAGAACGAAACACTTGCTGTACCAGATCACGTGACCATCGCTGCTGACGGAGAATCCCGTAATGAAACACTTGCTGCAACAGATCACATGACCACCGTTGCTGACGGAGAATTCCATAATGAACCACGTGATACATCAGATCACGCGACCAACGCTCCTGGCGTAGAATTCCACAATGAAACAGCTGATTCCTCCTATCCAGAAGCAGTAGCTTTTGACGAAATAGACCACATTAAACTAAATGATACAACAAATCATGCTGTCACGTCATCTGATGGTCTGGTTTTGAATGAAAGAGACAATGAACTCGAATAA